One region of Salvelinus sp. IW2-2015 linkage group LG1, ASM291031v2, whole genome shotgun sequence genomic DNA includes:
- the LOC111966172 gene encoding leucine-rich repeat neuronal protein 1-like — protein MAPSPLLWPPLGWLCVGLLLPLVRGGECPRLCVCEVRPWFTPQSTYREAATVDCNDLRLTHIPSNLSSDTQVLLLQSNSIAHTSGELEALFNLTELDLSQNNFSTMEAVGLANMNQLTTLHLEENQISQLPDHCLQDLSNLQELYINHNQISTIAPGAFSGLHSLLRLHLNSNRLRVIDNRWFEATPNLEILMIGENPLIGILDMNFKPLGSLRSLVLACMDLTDIPGNALVGLDNLESLSFYDNKLVRVPQLALQKVPNLKFLDLNKNPVHKIHEGDFRNMLRLKELGINNMADLVSIDRYALDNLPELTKLEATNNPKLSYVHRTAFRDVSSLESLMLNNNALNSVYQHTVEALPNLREISLHSNPLRCDCVIQWMSSNRTSVRFMEPLAMLCTSPPELRGQRVREVKLQDSPEQCLPFISHDTFPSHLSLELGMSVSLDCRAMAEPEPEIYWVSPMGSKITVDTVSERYHLSSEGTLRLSHVQVEDSGRYTCVAQNTEGADTRVTTIRVNGTLVDSAEVMKIYVKQTESHSILVSWKINSNVMTSNLKWASATMKIDNPHITYTARVPVDVHEYNLTHLQPATEYEVCLTVSNIHLQTHKSCVNVTTRSVTFTLDVLDQRPSAALLAVMATMLAFLSLATVGVYVARRWKRKNYHHSLKKYMQKTSSIPLNELYPPLINLWEADSEKDKEGGTESKPSPVDTTRSYYMW, from the coding sequence ATGGCTCCAAGCCCCCTCCTCTGGCCCCCGCTGGGATGGCTGTGTGTGGGGCTGCTTTTGCCCCTGGTGCGGGGCGGGGAGTGCccgcggctgtgtgtgtgtgaggtgcgcCCCTGGTTCACCCCCCAGTCCACCTACAGGGAGGCGGCCACGGTGGACTGCAACGACCTGCGGCTGACACACATCCCCTCTAACCTgtcttctgacacccaggtgctGCTGCTCCAGAGCAACTCCATCGCCCACACCAGCGGGGAGCTAGAAGCCCTGTTCAACCTGACGGAGCTGGACCTGTCCCAGAACAACTTCAGCACAATGGAGGCTGTGGGCCTGGCCAACATGAACCAGCTTACCACCCTTCACCTGGAGGAGAACCAGATTAGCCAGCTTCCTGACCACTGCCTGCAGGACCTCAGCAACTTACAGGAGCTCTACATCAACCACAACCAGATCAGCACCATCGCCCCTGGGGCGTTCTCCGGTCTGCATAGCCTGCTGCGCCTCCACCTCAACTCCAACAGGCTCCGGGTTATCGACAACCGCTGGTTCGAGGCAACGCCCAACCTGGAGATCCTGATGATCGGAGAGAACCCTCTCATTGGCATCCTGGACATGAACTTCAAGCCCCTGGGGAGCCTGAGGAGCCTGGTCCTGGCCTGCATGGACCTCACTGACATTCCTGGGAATGCTCTGGTGGGCCTGGATAACCTGGAGAGCCTATCCTTCTACGACAACAAGCTGGTCCGGGTGCCCCAGCTGGCCCTGCAGAAAGTGCCCAACCTGAAGTTCCTGGACCTGAACAAGAACCCAGTGCACAAGATCCATGAGGGAGACTTCAGGAACATGCTGCGTCTGAAGGAGCTTGGTATCAACAACATGGCTGACCTGGTATCCATCGACCGTTACGCCCTGGACAACCTGCCTGAGCTGACCAAGCTGGAGGCCACTAACAACCCCAAGCTGTCCTACGTGCACCGGACGGCCTTCAGGGACGTGTCCTCCCTGGAGAGCCTGATGCTAAACAACAATGCCCTCAACTCTGTCTACCAGCACACCGTGGAGGCGCTGCCCAACCTCCGCGAGATCAGCCTGCACAGCAACCCACTGCGCTGCGACTGTGTCATCCAGTGGATGAGCTCCAACAGGACCAGCGTGCGCTTCATGGAGCCCCTGGCTATGCTGTGTACCTCGCCGCCCGAGCTCCGGGGCCAGCGAGTCAGAGAGGTGAAGCTGCAGGACTCCCCAGAGCAGTGCCTGCCCTTCATCTCCCACGACACCTTCCCCAGCCACCTGAGCCTTGAGCTGGGCATGAGTGTCAGCCTGGACTGCAGGGCTATGGCTGAGCCTGAGCCAGAGATATACTGGGTGTCTCCTATGGGGAGCAAGATAACGGTGGACACGGTGTCGGAGCGTTACCACCTGAGCAGTGAGGGCACCCTGCGACTGTCCCACGTCCAGGTGGAGGACTCAGGTCGCTACACCTGCGTAGCCCAGAACACAGAGGGCGCCGACACACGCGTCACCACCATCCGCGTCAATGGCACCCTGGTGGACAGCGCCGAGGTGATGAAGATCTACGTCAAGCAGACCGAGTCCCACTCCATTCTGGTCTCCTGGAAGATCAACTCCAACGTCATGACCTCCAACCTCAAGTGGGCATCGGCCACCATGAAGATTGACAACCCCCACATCACCTACACTGCACGCGTGCCCGTCGACGTGCACGAGTACAACCTGACCCACCTGCAGCCGGCCACCGAGTACGAGGTGTGCCTCACTGTGTCCAACATTCACCTGCAGACCCACAAGTCGTGCGTCAACGTGACCACGCGCAGCGTCACCTTCACCCTGGACGTGTTGGACCAGAGACCTAGCGCCGCCCTGCTAGCCGTCATGGCCACCATGCTGGCCTTCCTCAGCCTGGCTACTGTGGGGGTGTACGTGGCCCGGCGCTGGAAGAGGAAGAACTACCACCACTCCCTGAAGAAGTACATGCAGAAgacctcctccatccccctcaatGAGCTCTACCCGCCCCTCATCAACCTATGGGAGGCAGACAGTGAGAAGGACAAGGAGGGCGGTACAGAGAGCAAGCCCTCCCCCGTGGACACCACACGCAGCTACTACATGTGGTGA